The following coding sequences are from one Pseudomonas mendocina window:
- a CDS encoding biliverdin-producing heme oxygenase — translation MNAIVQSIPELPLSKRLKSGTTRDHDTVDNLVMSSRPFESHERYAYFLNLQHRFHGAINWLYADEELNRLLPGLQELPRFDAVCADLTDLGLPVPAEPQPIRPASTYAAVGWLYCAEGSNLGAAFLFKQTQKIGLDSEKGARHLAPHPDGRAMHWRQFVALLDGLELSDTQRDEAIQGAVDAFDFYRSTLREIFPAN, via the coding sequence ATGAATGCCATCGTCCAAAGCATCCCCGAACTGCCCCTGAGCAAACGCCTGAAATCCGGGACTACCCGCGACCACGACACTGTCGACAACCTGGTAATGAGCTCGCGCCCCTTTGAAAGCCATGAGCGCTATGCCTATTTCCTGAACCTGCAACACCGCTTCCACGGTGCAATCAACTGGTTGTACGCGGACGAAGAACTGAATCGGTTGCTGCCTGGCCTGCAGGAGCTGCCGCGCTTCGATGCGGTATGCGCCGACCTCACCGATCTTGGTCTGCCAGTACCGGCTGAGCCGCAACCGATTCGTCCTGCCAGCACCTACGCCGCCGTGGGCTGGCTGTATTGCGCGGAAGGCTCGAACCTCGGTGCCGCCTTCCTGTTCAAGCAAACGCAGAAGATCGGCCTCGATAGCGAAAAAGGCGCTCGCCACCTGGCGCCGCACCCGGACGGCCGTGCCATGCACTGGCGCCAGTTCGTCGCCCTGCTCGACGGCCTGGAGCTGAGCGACACCCAGCGCGATGAAGCCATCCAGGGCGCGGTAGACGCCTTCGATTTCTACCGCTCGACACTGCGCGAGATCTTCCCGGCCAACTGA
- a CDS encoding HlyD family efflux transporter periplasmic adaptor subunit, translating into MTLAAALPGQPQRQPLPALRRTLRLHPGPRSRDGSPSWTLEDHARGRFYRIGWAEAEILARWELGNADAVAIAVSRETTLALARDDVEGFVQFLRNVQLVEVEGEQAIADLRRRASAGKGGSWASWLLSNYLSIRIPLLRPDAFLTRTYPRVAPLFSRGFAITTAVAALLGLYLAARQWDSFVHTFLHFFSLEGAALAAITLSLTKVLHEFGHAYTCKRYGCRVPTMGVAFLVLWPVLYTDASGAWRLTKRRQRLAIGAAGMGVELCLAAWATLAWSFLPDGMLRSAAFMLASTTWILTLAVNLNPLMRFDGYFLFSDLIDVPNLQERAFELARWRLRESLFGFGDTPPEHFEPWLHRVLLGYAFATWVYRFFLFLGIAVLVYHFAFKLLGLLLFAVEIVHFILRPIFNELRHWQQRRKDYRMNRNTLISGSVLLASLLLAALPWRSHVEAPALLRAERQAILLAPLGARLQAIEVEPGQPISAGQTLFRLQAPDLEHELASLEREIELLRRQSSFQLRAAEESARQTVAREELSVALERRAALHQRLDQLQVRAPFDGMLVDSAEPLEVGEWLPAGEWLGTLAGGDSERIEAFVSESDRERLQIGAEAWFLPEDPWRPRRQLVIEDIGQTAVRKLTSAPELASVYQGSIASQFDEQRVPVPEQALYRVLLRPQDGGAVQAETLRGSASITAESRSPLLQAWRWSMAVLIRELAF; encoded by the coding sequence ATGACCCTCGCCGCCGCCCTCCCCGGCCAGCCCCAGCGGCAACCACTGCCGGCGTTGCGCCGTACCCTGCGCCTGCACCCAGGCCCACGCTCACGCGATGGCTCGCCAAGCTGGACGCTGGAAGACCACGCCCGAGGTCGCTTCTACCGGATCGGCTGGGCCGAGGCGGAAATCCTTGCGCGCTGGGAATTGGGCAACGCCGACGCGGTGGCCATAGCCGTCAGCCGAGAGACCACCCTGGCCCTGGCCAGGGACGACGTCGAAGGCTTCGTGCAATTTCTGCGCAACGTGCAACTGGTGGAGGTCGAGGGGGAACAGGCCATCGCCGACCTGCGCCGCCGCGCCAGCGCCGGCAAGGGCGGCAGCTGGGCCTCCTGGCTGCTGAGCAACTACCTGTCGATCCGCATTCCGCTGCTACGCCCGGACGCCTTTCTCACGCGCACCTACCCACGCGTGGCGCCGCTGTTCAGCCGTGGCTTCGCCATCACCACAGCGGTGGCCGCGCTGCTCGGCCTGTACCTGGCGGCGCGCCAGTGGGACAGCTTCGTGCACACCTTCCTGCACTTCTTCAGTCTGGAAGGCGCGGCGCTGGCCGCCATCACCCTGAGCCTGACCAAGGTGCTGCACGAGTTCGGCCACGCTTACACCTGCAAACGCTACGGCTGCCGCGTGCCAACCATGGGCGTAGCCTTTCTGGTGCTGTGGCCAGTGCTTTACACCGATGCCAGCGGCGCCTGGCGCCTGACCAAACGGCGTCAGCGCCTGGCCATCGGCGCCGCCGGCATGGGTGTGGAGCTGTGCCTGGCGGCCTGGGCCACGCTGGCGTGGAGCTTCCTGCCTGACGGCATGCTGCGCAGCGCCGCCTTCATGCTGGCCAGCACCACCTGGATTCTCACCCTGGCGGTGAACCTCAACCCGCTGATGCGCTTCGACGGCTACTTCCTGTTCTCCGACCTGATCGACGTGCCCAACCTGCAGGAACGTGCTTTCGAACTGGCACGCTGGCGCCTGCGCGAATCCCTGTTCGGCTTCGGTGACACGCCACCGGAGCACTTCGAGCCCTGGCTGCACCGCGTGCTGCTGGGCTACGCCTTCGCCACCTGGGTGTATCGCTTCTTCCTGTTTCTCGGCATCGCCGTGCTGGTCTACCACTTCGCCTTCAAACTGCTGGGCCTGCTGCTGTTCGCCGTGGAGATCGTCCACTTCATCCTGCGCCCGATCTTCAATGAACTGCGCCACTGGCAGCAACGCCGCAAGGACTACCGCATGAACCGCAACACCCTGATCAGCGGCAGCGTGCTGCTGGCCTCGCTGCTACTTGCCGCCCTGCCCTGGCGCAGCCATGTCGAAGCGCCGGCGTTGCTGCGCGCCGAGCGACAGGCGATCCTGCTTGCCCCGCTGGGCGCGCGCCTGCAGGCCATCGAGGTCGAACCCGGCCAGCCGATCAGCGCCGGCCAGACACTATTCCGCCTGCAGGCACCCGATCTGGAGCATGAGCTGGCCAGCCTGGAACGGGAAATCGAGCTGCTGCGCCGGCAGAGCAGCTTCCAGCTACGCGCTGCCGAAGAGTCCGCACGTCAGACCGTGGCCCGCGAGGAACTGAGCGTGGCCCTGGAACGCCGCGCTGCGCTGCACCAGCGCCTCGACCAGTTGCAGGTACGCGCGCCCTTCGACGGCATGCTGGTAGACAGCGCCGAGCCGCTGGAGGTGGGCGAATGGCTGCCGGCCGGCGAATGGCTGGGCACGCTGGCAGGCGGCGACAGTGAACGTATCGAGGCCTTCGTCAGTGAGAGCGACCGCGAGCGCCTGCAGATCGGCGCCGAGGCCTGGTTCCTGCCAGAAGACCCGTGGCGACCGCGTCGGCAACTGGTCATCGAAGATATCGGCCAGACCGCCGTGCGCAAGCTGACCTCCGCGCCTGAGCTGGCCTCGGTGTACCAGGGCAGCATCGCCAGCCAGTTCGACGAGCAGCGTGTGCCAGTGCCTGAACAGGCGCTGTATCGCGTTTTGTTGCGCCCGCAGGATGGCGGCGCGGTACAGGCAGAAACCCTGCGTGGCAGCGCCAGCATCACGGCCGAATCACGCAGCCCGCTGCTGCAAGCCTGGCGCTGGAGCATGGCGGTACTGATTCGCGAATTGGCGTTCTGA
- a CDS encoding efflux RND transporter periplasmic adaptor subunit, with product MNANVTPLRDKRAERLALLLQLERRARAEEDLLGLSFLMVNDSRQLLDYREALLWHADEGRITACSGLAQVEANAPFMLFLARLCQGWKAQPWAAELHELSAADSPEQSRHEWHEYLAEHLLWVPLRRRGGELLGCLLLSREQALTRPERALLELLQDAYAHAWAGLGGSKRSSSVSWLRKRPRRVVLFAVAALVALALLPVRQTVLAPAEIVPREPAVLRAPLQAVVEGMLVQPNQPVKAGDPLVQLDKRELENRLESARQGLAAADAQLRQTRQQALFDERAKAGLAELITRRDQARADVDYLQNNLERSLILAPRDGVAIFDDPSDWIGRPVSMGERIMQVADPHDARLEIHLPVGDAIALQPGAETRLFLNSQPGSPLQATLQRHGYRATPAADGSMAYRLDAAFDEADPRVRVGLKGTAKLYGQRTLLFNYVMRRPLAALRVYLGW from the coding sequence GTGAATGCCAACGTGACGCCCCTGCGCGACAAGCGTGCCGAACGCCTGGCGCTGCTGCTGCAACTGGAACGTCGTGCCCGCGCCGAGGAGGATCTGCTGGGCTTAAGCTTTCTCATGGTCAACGACAGCCGCCAGTTGCTCGACTACCGCGAGGCGCTGCTGTGGCACGCCGACGAGGGGCGGATCACCGCCTGCTCGGGCCTGGCCCAGGTGGAAGCCAACGCGCCCTTCATGCTGTTTCTCGCTCGCCTGTGCCAGGGCTGGAAAGCCCAACCCTGGGCTGCCGAGCTGCATGAACTGAGCGCGGCGGATAGCCCCGAGCAAAGCCGCCACGAATGGCACGAATACCTCGCCGAACATCTGCTCTGGGTGCCACTGAGGCGCCGTGGCGGCGAGCTGCTCGGCTGCCTGCTGCTCAGCCGTGAACAAGCGCTGACGCGCCCCGAACGCGCCCTGCTGGAACTGCTGCAGGATGCCTATGCCCACGCCTGGGCCGGCCTGGGCGGGAGCAAGCGCAGCAGCAGCGTCAGTTGGCTGCGCAAACGCCCACGCCGCGTGGTGCTGTTCGCCGTGGCGGCTCTGGTCGCCCTCGCCCTGCTACCTGTGCGGCAAACCGTGCTGGCACCAGCGGAAATCGTCCCGCGTGAACCGGCCGTATTGCGCGCGCCGCTACAGGCCGTGGTCGAAGGCATGCTGGTGCAGCCCAACCAGCCGGTGAAAGCCGGCGACCCGCTGGTGCAACTGGACAAACGCGAGCTGGAAAACCGCCTGGAGTCGGCCCGTCAGGGTTTGGCCGCTGCCGATGCGCAACTGCGCCAGACCCGCCAGCAGGCGCTGTTCGACGAGCGTGCCAAGGCTGGCCTGGCTGAGCTGATCACTCGCCGCGACCAGGCCCGCGCCGATGTCGACTACCTGCAGAACAATCTGGAACGTTCGCTGATCCTGGCACCGCGCGACGGCGTGGCGATCTTCGACGACCCCAGCGACTGGATCGGCCGCCCGGTGTCGATGGGCGAACGCATCATGCAGGTAGCCGACCCACACGACGCGCGCCTGGAAATCCACCTGCCGGTCGGCGATGCCATCGCTCTGCAACCCGGCGCCGAGACCCGCCTGTTTCTCAACAGCCAGCCCGGCAGCCCGCTGCAAGCCACCCTGCAACGCCACGGCTACCGCGCCACCCCGGCCGCCGACGGCAGCATGGCCTACCGCCTGGACGCTGCTTTCGACGAGGCCGATCCACGTGTGCGCGTCGGCCTCAAGGGCACCGCCAAGCTCTACGGCCAGCGCACCCTGCTGTTCAACTACGTGATGCGCCGGCCGCTGGCTGCACTGCGCGTTTATCTGGGCTGGTAG
- a CDS encoding efflux RND transporter periplasmic adaptor subunit yields MRLPRYWPSVLAILIATAANMAHAEETGELRVQLSPVRQTVLSSELAGKLTELTVKEGDSFKEGQRLAGFDCSVQRAQLTRSEAAQRGAQKKLDVAKRLDALESISQAEVAQAQADLAVAQAESGVGRAMLKRCNLDAPFAGRVSQRMAQRYQHVAEGTELLAIYDDSAYQLELIVPSAWMAWLKPGVDFKVRLDETSQDYPAQIERLGAAIDPLSQSLKVFARITGDTAGLLPGMSGVALLQAPGAGS; encoded by the coding sequence ATGCGTTTGCCCCGCTATTGGCCATCGGTGCTGGCGATCCTGATCGCCACCGCCGCGAACATGGCCCATGCCGAAGAAACCGGCGAGCTGCGCGTGCAGCTCAGCCCGGTGCGCCAGACCGTGCTGTCCAGCGAGCTGGCCGGCAAGCTCACCGAGCTGACGGTCAAGGAAGGCGATTCGTTCAAGGAAGGCCAGCGCCTGGCCGGCTTCGACTGCTCGGTACAGCGCGCCCAGCTGACCCGCAGCGAAGCCGCCCAACGCGGTGCGCAGAAGAAGCTCGACGTGGCCAAACGCCTCGACGCGCTGGAATCCATCAGCCAGGCCGAAGTCGCCCAGGCCCAGGCCGACCTGGCCGTAGCCCAGGCGGAAAGCGGTGTCGGCCGCGCCATGCTCAAGCGCTGCAACCTCGATGCGCCCTTTGCCGGGCGCGTTTCGCAGCGCATGGCTCAGCGTTACCAGCACGTTGCCGAAGGCACCGAGCTGCTGGCCATCTACGACGACAGCGCCTACCAGCTGGAGCTGATCGTACCGTCGGCCTGGATGGCCTGGCTCAAGCCCGGTGTCGACTTCAAGGTACGTCTGGATGAAACCAGCCAGGACTACCCCGCACAGATCGAACGCCTGGGCGCGGCCATCGACCCGCTCAGCCAGTCGCTCAAGGTGTTCGCCCGCATCACTGGCGACACCGCCGGCCTGCTGCCGGGAATGAGCGGCGTGGCCCTGCTGCAGGCACCCGGAGCCGGTTCGTGA
- a CDS encoding TolC family protein encodes MNRPTFNRPTLHLAIACAVLGLSACAVTPEALTPEQQLAEAQSDRRTMFDAQEPVTRAIGLEEAMARAVKYNLQQRLGLMQRALEDNTLSVSNLNLLPQLAANAGWKGRDNVSGSSSESVTTGRESLEPSTSSDRSSRDASLRLSWNVLDFGVSYFSAKAQANKVLAAEEARRKVVADIVQQVREAYWQAASAERLQPEVVRALSDARGALEQARQTERQRLVAPLESLRYQKSLLEMIRQLEVVEGELAVSKARLASLMNLPPATEFSLVLPNDASYAQPQLTYNLADLEVTSMTQRPEIRSESYQARNAVLETRAAMLKLLPGANLFVGANYDSNSYLVNDNWADAGLQVSWNLFNVLAYPAVKRSGEARLQVAELRRQAMRMAVLTQVNVAWREFERSSQVFARSNELQQVQRGIFRQSESAYSSQAQSRLERVRTATETVLATRTRDRAFAELQVAHGAVYQAAGLDPLPEKIAGSSVAELTRAIVGNAQRLDQGQGTVPAGIAAAQQVPYGTSAPLVVSAAPTAPAAPLIAATEPQRKVLRLDMWESLGSLRGAELVPVESVRDR; translated from the coding sequence ATGAACCGCCCAACCTTCAATCGCCCCACCCTGCATCTGGCCATCGCCTGTGCCGTGCTGGGTCTTTCCGCCTGCGCCGTGACGCCCGAGGCGCTCACCCCCGAGCAACAACTGGCCGAAGCCCAGAGCGATCGCCGCACCATGTTCGATGCCCAGGAACCGGTGACCCGTGCCATCGGCCTGGAAGAAGCCATGGCGCGCGCCGTGAAGTACAACCTGCAACAGCGCCTGGGCCTGATGCAGCGAGCCCTGGAAGACAACACCCTGAGCGTCAGCAACCTCAACCTGCTTCCGCAACTGGCGGCCAACGCCGGCTGGAAAGGCCGTGACAACGTCTCCGGTTCGTCCAGCGAATCGGTCACCACCGGCCGCGAATCGCTGGAACCATCGACCAGCAGCGACCGCTCCAGCCGCGACGCCAGCCTGCGCCTGTCGTGGAACGTGCTCGACTTCGGCGTCAGCTACTTCAGTGCCAAGGCCCAGGCCAACAAGGTACTGGCCGCCGAGGAAGCGCGGCGCAAGGTGGTCGCCGATATCGTCCAGCAGGTACGTGAAGCCTATTGGCAGGCCGCCAGCGCCGAGCGCCTGCAACCGGAAGTGGTGCGCGCCCTGAGTGACGCCCGCGGCGCTCTGGAACAGGCCCGCCAGACCGAGCGTCAGCGCCTGGTCGCGCCACTGGAGTCGCTGCGCTATCAGAAGAGCCTGCTGGAGATGATTCGCCAGCTGGAAGTGGTCGAGGGCGAACTGGCCGTATCCAAGGCGCGCCTGGCCAGCCTGATGAACCTGCCGCCGGCCACCGAATTCAGCCTGGTTCTGCCGAACGACGCCAGCTACGCCCAGCCGCAACTGACCTACAACCTGGCCGATCTGGAGGTCACCTCCATGACCCAGCGCCCGGAAATCCGCAGCGAGAGCTACCAGGCGCGCAACGCCGTGCTGGAAACCCGCGCCGCGATGCTCAAGCTGCTGCCGGGCGCCAACCTGTTCGTCGGCGCCAACTACGACAGCAACAGCTACCTGGTCAACGACAACTGGGCCGACGCCGGCCTGCAAGTCAGCTGGAACCTGTTCAACGTGCTGGCCTACCCGGCTGTGAAGCGATCCGGTGAAGCGCGCCTGCAGGTTGCCGAGTTGCGCCGCCAGGCCATGCGCATGGCCGTGCTCACCCAGGTCAACGTCGCCTGGCGCGAGTTCGAGCGCTCCAGCCAGGTGTTCGCCCGATCCAACGAGCTGCAACAGGTACAGCGCGGCATCTTCCGGCAGAGCGAGAGCGCCTACTCCAGCCAGGCGCAGAGCCGCCTGGAGCGCGTACGCACGGCAACCGAGACGGTACTGGCCACGCGCACCCGCGACCGCGCCTTCGCCGAACTGCAGGTCGCTCACGGCGCCGTCTACCAGGCTGCCGGCCTCGATCCGCTGCCAGAGAAAATCGCCGGCAGCAGCGTCGCTGAGCTGACCCGCGCCATCGTCGGCAACGCCCAGCGCCTGGATCAGGGCCAGGGCACCGTACCGGCCGGCATCGCCGCCGCCCAGCAAGTCCCTTATGGCACGTCCGCTCCCCTGGTGGTCAGCGCCGCGCCGACAGCCCCCGCTGCACCGCTGATCGCCGCGACCGAACCGCAGCGCAAGGTACTGCGCCTGGACATGTGGGAAAGCCTCGGCTCGCTGCGCGGCGCCGAGCTGGTGCCCGTGGAGAGCGTTCGTGACCGTTAA